CATTTTATTTGCTAATGGCACCCACCATGAGTTTAAATGAACTCAAATGCTCCTTTGGTTCACCACCCATTGATTCAACGTACGTCGTTATAAGTTCATTCTGACTTAACGACAAACAACCTGAAAATAATCGCCCTGTTTCTTTATCGCCCCCTGAATAAAACATAACATACGTATTCTCGCTATCAAATGGTTCCTGTGCATTCACAAAACCATCTTCAAACGATTTCCGTTCCTCTTCTATTCGTATTTTACAAAGGGTCTCAAAATCAACAAAGCTTGCCTCATCAGTAATATTTAACGTTGAAATGGTTGATTGTTCTCTTCCATTTTTAGACAGTAATATTACCTTATCACCTTCAGTACTTTTTATAGTCCAACCATTTGGAACTTTGATACTGGCCTTACCTATGGATGCAGTCTTTAATTGCGAGTTCGGTATTAACCTCAAAAAAACTAACAGAGCAATAATCAATTTCTTCATTTTTTGAAACTCATACTTTCTCGAATTGAGCGCCTAACGCCCTGCTAAACGGCGAGCGTTAGCGAGTCCAGTGGAGGCCGTTTCTTTGGCCGGAACGGTGTTTGAGCAGTTGGTTATACGTTGGAGTTTCAAAGCACACCTTTACTTTTTGAATAACTTAATACACGCATGAAAACCTACAAACAAACAACACAGTGCGAAAAGAGCAAAACCTAAATTACCCATTACTGCACACTGGCCACCGCATTCAAAATCATACTTTTTGAACTTGAACATAATCTCGCCAGTTTGCCAATAATTTAGCCATACATCATATTGCGCGTAAATTGTAATGGCCCCTAGCACAAACCCAAATAAGGCTGACCAGAAATAGTAGGCTTTTGATGGTTCATTCATAGCGTATAACGCTGCCAACAACGGCAGACTTGTAGTTGTGATTTTTGTGTAATAATGGCGTAGCCATGCACAAAAAGCGCGGCTGCAAGGCTGTCCAAACCACGAAGTGGTTGATGTTGCTTGGCCTTGTTAGGCTGATAATTATTGCAGTGGTTATGTACGTTGTGACTCAATTACTTCTTTGCCCCATTTACGCACTTGTTCATACTCTGGTGCAACATCAGGCTTTTCCCAATAAACAAAAACCATAATTTTATCCGGCAATGGTAAATCTCCTAACGCGTACCACTCAACGTGTAGATTTTCGAATCCACTGTCAATCATGTTACACCTCATAATCTCAAAGTCATTTTGATCTAATGACTGAAACGAGGCTTCACCTTCTCGCCAAGTGACAACAATGTTATATGTTATTCGTTCCATTTTTTTGATGCCTAACGCTTTGCACACAGGCAATTAATAACAGTGGCCGTCTTTTTGGCCGCTTTTATTAATTGTCCTGTGCTGCTACTGGTTAGCCTTTTTTGATTTATATTCGTCAAAGACTGCTCTTAATTCTGAAAATGGTATTAGGCCATTGCCCTCTGGGTTTTCTGGTAACCTTTGATGGTCAATGTACCTTAACCCTGTTACTACGTCATATTCACCTAAAGCAGTATCTAGAAGTATGTAAGACCCAGATACAAATAGATTTCTATCCTCTTCTTCGTACTCAGGGTGATAAATTATTACATCGAAGCTACCATCTTCGACTCTAGAATAAACCCATATATTTGAAGGAGAGAATTGTTTACCTGCATAGTTTAAATCTATACTTTCATAATCTTTCATTCTTGGGCGGTACGCTGTTACATTCCAGCGCTCTAGTGCTGGAGCTGCTCCCGCTAATAGCTCGACGGCAGGAAATAGTTCTCTTAAACCATCAGCGCTGATAACAAATTCTCGTTTTCCGTTTTCTATAGCAGAGAATTCGAATACTAGATCTTCTCGATAGGCGTTGAGCTTTTCTGATATTGAATCAAACACCGCTTCTTGATTTTTCTCAAATTCAAATATAGAAGGTTCATTTTTTACGAACCATTTCCAGAATTTCTGTTCCTTCGTGTCTTTCGCAAATATACCCATGGACACCATGCTCAAAATTGTAACGATGATTATTTTCTTCATAATATGGCTAACGCCGCGAACACAGGTGACAAATGCGAAGCACGAAGTGCGTAGTATTTGGCATCCTGTGCTTTGCCTGGTTAATGGTGGGAAGTTGATAATACTTATTTAGAACCATTCACTTCCCGACCATGATTTTTATAAATTTTGATCTTTGTTTGAACTTCATTCTCGCTTGATCAGGATAAGAATGATACCGACGAATTCTTGTTTTCAGCCTCTTACGAAGTGGCCTTAAACAAAACAAAATACTACCCAACTGTTTAATGCTGGATAGTGGAACGACAAGAAAAATACACATAGCCGCTACCCATTCGCTCAACCCCTAAACCTTTGGGGAGTAAAACCATTAACAGCTGATTCACAGGAAAGTCCCCCAAAACCCCATTCACTTAAACTCCTAATGGCTTTGTTCCGGAGATTCCCTTTTTAAATTCATAATATCAATCAATTAGACCATTTATACCACTATCTAGCCAACCATAATTCCGAGACAGTCACATTAAATCAATAATGCTTCAACTATCAAAAATACTCTTTTATATCAGCAGAGTAGCAATGTCACATCCTTTCTATATTAACGCGTCTATTTCGTATTACCTAAAATATATTTCTGGGAAGCATCTCAAAAATACCTAAAAGAGGTTAGCAAAGTTGAATATTCCGCTTGAACAGGCCGACAAAACTGGTTATAAATACAGTTAAATTATATTCATTAAAGGAATCTACTGTCATGGATGACGTACCTATCCCCATAAATCCGGGGTCAACGAAGTTTACTCCCAGAATGAGGGCGTTTATTCGTGCTCGTGGTATGGCCTACAGCACTGAGAAGACCTATATACACTGGGTCAAACGCTACATTCGCTATCATCAATATAGGCATCCTGCTGATATGGGGGCGTCTGAAATTGAGGGCTTTTTAACGCATCTCGTCGTTCAAAAGAATACGGCTAAGGCTACACAGGATATTGCATTTAACGCGATTATATTTATGTATAAGGAGTTCATGAAAGTCGAACTTCCTGAGCTAAATGTGGTTCGGTCTAAAAAAATGCCCAAAATCCCTGTGGTATTTACCCATGAAGAAGCTAAGGCGGTTATTGCTAAACTCCCTGCGCCATCCCGCTTGGTAGCTGAGCTAATGTATGGTAGCGGTCTGCGCATTATGGAAGCACTTCGCTTAAGGGTTAAAGATATAGATTTCGGAATGGGGGTTATTACGGTCCGCTCAGGCAAGGGGAATAAAGATAGGCGAACACTGCTACCTAACGCCATTGTAGATAAACTAAAAGCTCAGATTGAGGCGGTTAGGTCTCTGCATAAGTATGATTCTGACCTTGGGTTTGGGGAGGTGTATATGCCTAATGCACTTGCTCGAAAATACCCTCATGCTGCATCTAGCCTTGAATGGCAGTTTTTGTTTCCTGCGGACAAAAGATCGGTCGACCCTAGAAGCAATGTTACTCGCAGACACCACCTACATGACTCAACCGTTAGAAAAGTAGTGAGATCGGCCATTAAAGAGTCCAATATCCTGAAGCATGCCAGCTGTCATACATTTCGCCACAGCTTTGCAACACGTCTTCTGCAGAATAATTACGACATTCGCACCATTCAAGAACTCATGGGCCACTCTGACGTTAAAACCACCGAGATTTACACCCATGTTGTTGGGCAAGGCGGACAGGGTGTTTTAAGCCCTATGGATGAAAGCTAGCACCATATATTAAAGGGCTCACGACAGTTAAAGGAATCAGCACATGGATGAAATGATTATTGCGGAGTATATAGAGGAGTTCGAATTAGCGGTGGCAGACGCATTGGAACATAAAACCCTTGCTACAGTGGGAGTCGCGCTGACATGGTGGCAGAGCCTATTGAGCGCCGTGACCCGAGAACCTGAAGACGCCTCTATCGATCGGTACTTGCTAGAAAAAATGACGGGGCTACTTCCAGAGGAGTGGGCATTTTGGATGGCGACATGGGATAGCTATTACCAGGAGCGAAAACCCTATGCTCAATGTCATTAACCTTGATACTCGAGATCTAAGCTGCACTGCCCAATATACATTGGGCCTCAATACACTTTAACCTAAAGTTGTGCCATCACCGTCTGGTATTGATTAATCTTCATGGTTTGCTGGCGTTTTTTGAAC
This genomic window from Alkalimarinus sediminis contains:
- a CDS encoding integron integrase; translated protein: MDDVPIPINPGSTKFTPRMRAFIRARGMAYSTEKTYIHWVKRYIRYHQYRHPADMGASEIEGFLTHLVVQKNTAKATQDIAFNAIIFMYKEFMKVELPELNVVRSKKMPKIPVVFTHEEAKAVIAKLPAPSRLVAELMYGSGLRIMEALRLRVKDIDFGMGVITVRSGKGNKDRRTLLPNAIVDKLKAQIEAVRSLHKYDSDLGFGEVYMPNALARKYPHAASSLEWQFLFPADKRSVDPRSNVTRRHHLHDSTVRKVVRSAIKESNILKHASCHTFRHSFATRLLQNNYDIRTIQELMGHSDVKTTEIYTHVVGQGGQGVLSPMDES